GGGCCCTGCCACCACCCAGCTTCATAACAATCAGCTCCCACAGAAGCACCAGAAGTTTCCCGAAGGGCAAAACTGTCATAGCTCTGGGCCTTTTTACTTGAAGGCTCTATCTGGAGTTTCACCTCCCCACTCGTTTTTAAACTAGTTTTTATGATTCTATAGAGGATCTTACCACGCTCCTGATACGGCTTCTGAACCTAGACTCTAACATTTTATGGGTGGAGATAAGTCTTGGTTTTTATAGTATCCTCACGACTAAGAGCATGCTCCACAAGCAACTGCTCAAAGAATGTTTAGCAAATAGTCACTGAGGCTTTTATTCATTAAGATTTCATTTCTGCTACTTTCTTGAATAAGCCAAGCAAAGCCAGGTATATATCCTTAATTTGGAGGCACAACAGAGTAACATGATAAGGATATGCAAATATCAACCATACTTTATTCTGTTCCACCATTTAACTGCAgagttatttcaaattttaaagaaaattcttatCCGAACACCACATTATATTGTTTCAGTTCACAAAATAAGACAgattttccctttgtttcttaTGAAATATCAAACTCTCTCTTAAATCAGACAAACAGCAATACAAGTGTGAATAATATTCATAAACTAAGATTCTGAAGTGAATTAAACCAATTGGAAGGAGAAGCATTTGTAAAATATACCCccccacacaaaaaaatgttaaactctTAAGTCACTCATAGGAAACAGAAACACGAAAAACACTGTGGTCCCTCCACCTCCACTCTGGACCCCCACTGCCTAGAACCTCGTCTGCCATCTTCAAACACAGAGGGGAAATCTGCTTCAGACATCACTCAGGACAGACGTTGGTGGACGTGACACTGGGGCTTGCACTGGCCGTGGCAGTAGCATCATCTGTGGTGTCAATTATGGCCTGGGCTCTGTCTTCCACATCTTTCAAAGCATCCATGTACCCGGATGGAAACGAACTAGGGATGATACTGGATAGCTTGGCTAAAAACTCTAGGACTTTTCTCTTGCTGGCCTCTGAATGGGCTCTTGGACCCCACAAGAATTCATAACGTGGAGGAGCACTGTTGGGCACCTCCCGGTACTCCAGAAACTTTCTCTGCACCCAATCTATAGTGAGCAGCTTTCTAGGATTCCCATATATAAAGTGCTCCCTCCCAGCACACACCCCTATTGCACTCAACACTTCCCAGAGGACCTCCTCAGGGACACAGCTGCCCTTTATGGAGATCATACTGAGAATAAGAATCAGGAGACAGTTCTGGGGCATGCCCTGGTCATCAATCAGGCTCCCCTCATAGGTGAGGCCTAATCGGTCTTCAAAGAAATAGGAGTGGTTGTCGGGGTCCATCTCAGTCAGGGCAATGCCAAAAATTAGCTCTATGAGCTCACGGGCTTTCCCGAAGATCATAGGAAAATAGTCGTTATACTGCTTGATGGCAGTCGCCAGCATCTCTGCCTTTGGGACAGGCTCTTTTGTTTGATATTTGAggagaagaaactgcatcaactcaGCCACCTTTTCATCCAGGGCATACCTGGGCAAGGATTCACTTTCTGGCAAGGCCTGCCAGGTAGCTGTATCCTCCTCTTCTTCACTGCTGGACTCCTCATCCAATCGGGTCCACAGAAGAGGGGATGAGCAGGAGTTTAGAGGACTCTGGGGAGGACTCTGTGGAGGACCCTGGGGAGAGATCTTGGGAGGACCCTGGGGAGGAATCTCAGGAGGACTCTGGGGAAGAGGTGGCATCCCAGCAGCAGGCATATCCTCATCTTCTGGAGCACCCAGAATCAGAGTAGAGGgtgaggatgaggaagaggaagaggaggaggggaatgaaaagtggaaagaggaaggggaagtggAGGAggcatcctcctcttcctcatctatGGAATCCTGTGCATCTACCAAGTCCTGTATCACACTGGGGTTCGGGAAGTCCGCCTCAAAGCTGAGGCCTGGAAGGGTTGGAAAGAGAGGCATGAGACCTGTTGTTCAGGAGCAGCAGGTAAACGTGTGAGCAGGGATGGGGATGACAGGATCCCACAGGCCTGAGGAAGAGAGTGACAGTGTGAGTGGCTTCAGCTGAGAAACTCATCTATGATGGCTCTGACAAAGAGCGGCTTACAGCTCTTCTTCTCTTAGGGTGGTGCTCTAGGGCCTGACAGGTCTCCTGTCTTCCTAAGAGGTTTATTCCCTCAGAATCTGTAGGAGGATGGGAGAAAGCACCTCGGGATACAGATGCCAGGCAGAACCACAGGCTCCGGGACTGACAGTAGGTGGGTAGGGCCGGGTGCTGTGGGGTCTCCCCTGTTTGCGGGGGTAGGGCCCTTGGTACACAGTCAGGGTGTGCACTCACTTTGACTCCTGGCACTGCCTGGGCCTCCTCTGCGGTGCTGGTTTTAGGAAGTGGGCCTCAGACCCAGGTCTTCAACTGCTGGTTCCTGGAGCACCTGCAAGAGGAAGTGAGGGAGCCTCTCAGGCTAAAGAGTGCAAGCAGAGCCTTGGGCCTCCCAGGGCTGACACCTGGGGCTGGCCAGACACCCAGAGCCCCACAGTTCTGGACTGCATGGTCCCATCAGAATTGAATGAGCATCCTTACCTTTTCTCAGACAGGGCCATGTCCCTACCACTCTTCTGGCCTGAGCCCAAACTTCAGAGCAAACTCCACATCCTTGAGAGCAGTGGGAGGTGGTGAGGTGGCAGCCGCCTCCCAGCACTCTACCACGGGGGCAGTGGGGGTGGCCTCACATCTGTTCTGATGCACATGTGACCCCTCAGTCCTCTCTCTTATCCCCAGCAGGGCCTGGGAATCTTCCCTCTGCCAACTGGAGGCAGCTCTCCCTGATGACTTGCCATGGGACCCCCAGACCAAGGCCTCCTCCTCCCCTACACCCCTCACCCAGCAGGAAGGCAAATAAGTACCAGCCTAGAGACTCCGGCGGCCGCTCAGCCTGAGCTGGCAGGGAGCTCTACCAGGGCTGATTCTCGAGGAGCAGGGTGGGAATCTATGGGAATCTGTCCTCTGAGGTGGGGGTTCCCCCAGTCCTCCTCAAAGTCTTCCTATTTATTCCCTAGAGGGCCAGCACCTCCTCCCTTCTTCTGTTGTGAGGATGCCACGGTCAGCCCCCAGCGGCCATCTTCCTGTCAGCGGCCTGCAAGTCCTACGGTAGGGCAGGGCAGACCGGGGCTGCTTCTCTCCTTGGTGAGAGGTCCCTCAGTTCTTCCTTAGGCCCTTTACCTTGAGGATTGGCCAGGTCTAAGACTTCCCTCTGCTAACCTGAGTCCAGACTCCTCACAAAATGCCTCAGGTCCTTCAGACTCCCACAATGCAAGTCGGGAAAACATGCCAGAACCCTGCCAAGGTTGACCAGGGTTGACAGGA
This genomic stretch from Chlorocebus sabaeus isolate Y175 chromosome X, mChlSab1.0.hap1, whole genome shotgun sequence harbors:
- the MAGEC3 gene encoding LOW QUALITY PROTEIN: melanoma-associated antigen C3 (The sequence of the model RefSeq protein was modified relative to this genomic sequence to represent the inferred CDS: deleted 2 bases in 1 codon), translating into MPLFPTLPGLSFEADFPNPSVIQDLVDAQDSIDEEEEDASSTSPSSFHFSFPSSSSSSSSSPSTLILGAPEDEDMPAAGMPPLPQSPPEIPPQGPPKISPQGPPQSPPQSPLNSCSSPLLWTRLDEESSSEEEEDTATWQALPESESLPRYALDEKVAELMQFLLLKYQTKEPVPKAEMLATAIKQYNDYFPMIFGKARELIELIFGIALTEMDPDNHSYFFEDRLGLTYEGSLIDDQGMPQNCLLILILSMISIKGSCVPEEVLWEVLSAIGVCAGREHFIYGNPRKLLTIDWVQRKFLEYREVPNSAPPRYEFLWGPRAHSEASKRSPRVFSQAIQYHP